From the genome of Gemmatimonas phototrophica, one region includes:
- the rplQ gene encoding 50S ribosomal protein L17, with protein MRHRKANRQLRRTSEQRLALLRNLATSLIEQGAIETTEAKAKELRPFVEKLITKARTGTLHARRLAGKHVHKREAADKLFQELGPAFATRPGGYTRILKTGHRKGDGAEMARIELITG; from the coding sequence ATGCGCCATCGTAAGGCCAACCGCCAGCTCCGGCGGACCAGTGAGCAGCGTCTGGCGCTGCTCCGCAACCTCGCGACCTCGCTCATTGAGCAGGGCGCGATCGAGACGACCGAGGCCAAGGCCAAGGAGCTCCGCCCGTTCGTCGAGAAGCTGATCACCAAGGCTCGCACGGGCACGCTCCACGCGCGCCGGCTCGCCGGCAAGCACGTGCACAAGCGTGAGGCCGCGGACAAGCTCTTCCAGGAGCTTGGCCCCGCGTTCGCCACGCGGCCCGGTGGGTACACGCGCATTCTCAAGACCGGCCACCGCAAGGGTGACGGCGCTGAAATGGCGCGTATCGAACTCATCACCGGCTGA
- a CDS encoding DegT/DnrJ/EryC1/StrS family aminotransferase: MAVPLLDLKAQHATIRDDVVAALMAVVDQQAFILGDPVGQLECSVAGLSQVKFAIGCANGTDAILLALRALGVGQGDEVITTPFTFFATGGAIHNAGARPVFVDIDPRTYNIEPANVTPAITARTKAVIAVDLFGQMAAIEQVKAAAKGLPVIEDAAQSIGASRMVDGRKVMAGEAAAIGTFSFFPSKNLGGYGDGGMMVTQDEGLFEALMKLRTHGSRRTYYHEIVGYNSRLDALQAAVLRAKLPHLESWSAARRRNASYYDAAFADVPEVGTPFVDPANTSIYNQYTIRVGQRDALQAHLKEQGIGSNVYYPLPLHLQPCFAYLGYNEGQCPEAERAAREVLSLPVFPELTTAQLDEVIAAVRGFFGR; encoded by the coding sequence ATGGCCGTACCACTTCTCGATCTCAAAGCCCAGCACGCGACCATCCGCGACGACGTCGTCGCCGCACTCATGGCGGTCGTCGATCAGCAGGCCTTCATCCTGGGCGATCCGGTTGGGCAGCTGGAGTGCAGCGTGGCCGGACTGTCCCAGGTCAAGTTCGCCATCGGCTGCGCCAACGGTACGGACGCCATCCTGCTGGCCTTGCGGGCATTGGGGGTCGGTCAGGGCGATGAGGTGATCACCACACCGTTCACCTTTTTCGCTACCGGAGGCGCCATTCATAACGCGGGCGCCCGTCCGGTGTTCGTGGATATCGATCCGCGCACCTACAACATCGAGCCCGCCAATGTCACGCCGGCCATCACGGCCCGGACGAAGGCGGTCATTGCGGTCGATTTGTTCGGGCAAATGGCGGCCATTGAGCAGGTGAAGGCCGCCGCCAAGGGGCTCCCCGTTATCGAGGACGCGGCCCAGTCCATCGGGGCCAGCCGAATGGTTGATGGGCGGAAGGTCATGGCCGGGGAGGCCGCCGCCATTGGCACCTTCAGCTTCTTCCCCTCGAAGAATCTGGGCGGGTATGGCGACGGCGGCATGATGGTCACGCAGGATGAGGGGCTCTTTGAGGCGCTCATGAAGCTGCGGACCCATGGAAGCCGTCGCACGTACTACCACGAAATCGTTGGATACAACAGCCGCCTTGATGCCCTGCAGGCCGCCGTACTGCGCGCCAAGCTGCCCCATCTGGAGTCGTGGAGTGCCGCCCGTCGCCGTAATGCGTCCTATTACGACGCGGCCTTCGCGGATGTCCCCGAAGTGGGAACGCCATTCGTCGATCCGGCCAACACCTCGATCTACAACCAGTACACCATTCGTGTGGGTCAGCGGGACGCGCTACAGGCTCACCTTAAAGAACAGGGAATTGGGTCCAACGTGTACTATCCCTTACCGCTGCATCTGCAGCCGTGCTTTGCCTATCTCGGCTATAACGAGGGGCAGTGTCCGGAAGCCGAGCGCGCGGCGCGGGAAGTCCTGTCGCTCCCGGTGTTCCCCGAACTCACCACCGCACAGCTGGACGAGGTCATCGCTGCTGTGCGAGGCTTCTTCGGCCGTTAA
- a CDS encoding nucleotide sugar dehydrogenase — protein sequence MTDTVSMKDQLLTRISDRSAVIGVIGLGYVGLPLAMEFVQAGFTVIGYDVSQRVVDLLMAGQSHIQDIAGDTVQAAVAQGRFVATTQEDRLRECEAISIAVPTPLSKTRDPDMAFVLSAADAIARQAHPGLCVVLESTTYPGTTRELLQPRLEAQGLTVGRDIFVAFSPERVDPGNPVYHTKNTPKVVGGITPACVEVATALYQSCIDTVVPVSSPEAAELVKLLENTFRAVNIGLVNEIAIVCDKLGVNVWEVIDAAATKPFGFMKFTPGPGIGGHCIPLDPHYLAWKMRTLNYKTRFIDLASEINSHMPEWVVQKVADALNEVRKAVRGSRLLVLGVAYKRDIDDVRESPALDVIRLLEERGAHVEFHDPFVHEFREDGHVRKGVELSDEMLRWADAVVVITDHKAVDYQRVVDHATLVVDTRNVTAGLAAGRARIIPLASGPASRAVS from the coding sequence ATGACTGACACAGTATCCATGAAGGACCAGCTGCTCACCCGGATCTCGGATCGCTCCGCCGTCATCGGGGTGATCGGCCTCGGCTACGTGGGCCTCCCGCTGGCCATGGAATTCGTGCAGGCGGGCTTTACGGTCATTGGCTACGACGTGAGTCAGCGGGTGGTGGACCTGCTCATGGCCGGGCAGTCGCACATTCAGGATATTGCCGGCGACACGGTGCAGGCGGCGGTGGCGCAGGGGCGGTTTGTGGCCACGACGCAGGAAGATCGGCTGCGGGAGTGCGAGGCCATCTCCATTGCGGTGCCCACGCCGCTCTCCAAGACGCGGGACCCGGACATGGCCTTTGTGCTGAGCGCGGCGGACGCGATCGCGCGGCAGGCCCATCCGGGGCTGTGCGTGGTGCTGGAGAGCACCACGTACCCGGGCACCACGCGGGAACTGCTGCAGCCCCGCCTGGAAGCCCAGGGGCTCACGGTGGGGCGCGACATCTTCGTGGCGTTCAGCCCCGAGCGGGTCGACCCGGGCAACCCGGTCTACCACACCAAGAACACTCCCAAGGTGGTGGGCGGCATTACGCCGGCCTGTGTGGAGGTGGCCACGGCGCTATACCAGAGCTGCATCGACACCGTGGTGCCGGTCAGCTCGCCGGAAGCGGCGGAGCTGGTGAAGCTGCTGGAAAACACCTTCCGGGCCGTGAATATCGGGCTGGTGAACGAAATCGCGATTGTGTGTGACAAACTGGGGGTGAACGTCTGGGAAGTCATCGACGCCGCTGCCACCAAGCCCTTCGGGTTCATGAAGTTCACCCCGGGCCCCGGCATTGGCGGGCACTGCATTCCGCTCGACCCCCACTATCTCGCCTGGAAGATGCGCACGCTGAACTACAAGACGCGCTTCATCGACCTCGCCAGCGAGATCAATTCGCACATGCCGGAGTGGGTGGTCCAGAAGGTGGCAGATGCGCTCAACGAGGTGCGGAAGGCCGTACGCGGGAGCCGTCTCCTGGTCCTTGGCGTGGCCTACAAGCGCGATATTGATGATGTGCGGGAAAGCCCGGCCCTCGACGTGATTCGGCTGCTGGAAGAGCGTGGAGCCCACGTAGAGTTCCACGATCCGTTCGTGCACGAGTTCCGCGAGGACGGGCATGTCCGGAAGGGGGTGGAGCTCAGCGATGAGATGTTGCGCTGGGCTGACGCGGTCGTGGTCATCACCGATCACAAGGCGGTGGACTACCAGCGGGTCGTGGATCACGCTACCCTCGTAGTGGATACGCGGAACGTCACGGCCGGACTGGCCGCGGGACGGGCGCGTATCATTCCGTTGG
- the gmd gene encoding GDP-mannose 4,6-dehydratase, producing the protein MTKTALVTGITGQDGSYLAELLLTKGYRVVGVVRRSSTTPYERIAHLVDRVELVSADLLDQTSLTDVVQAAAPDEIYNLAAQSFVQTSWNQPVLTGEFTALGVTRMLEALRKAAPKARFYQASSSEQFGKVVETPQRESTPFYPRSPYGVAKVYGHWITVNYRESFGLYAASGILFNHESPRRGLEFVTRKISDAVARIKLGLQHELRLGNLDARRDWGFAGDYVDAMWRMLQQDEPDDYVIGTGETYSVREFCELAFGAVGLDYRNHVVQDEKFFRPAEVDLLVADPSKAREQLGWTPTVNFRQLVEMMVEADLARYRTAR; encoded by the coding sequence GTGACAAAAACTGCGCTCGTTACCGGCATTACCGGCCAGGATGGCTCGTACCTCGCGGAACTGCTGCTCACCAAGGGCTATCGGGTCGTCGGCGTCGTTCGCCGTTCCTCCACGACGCCGTATGAGCGCATCGCCCATCTCGTCGATCGCGTGGAACTGGTCTCCGCCGACCTGCTCGACCAGACCTCGCTCACCGACGTAGTGCAGGCCGCCGCGCCAGATGAGATCTACAATCTGGCGGCCCAGAGTTTCGTCCAGACCTCGTGGAACCAGCCCGTGCTCACCGGTGAGTTCACCGCCCTTGGCGTCACGCGCATGCTCGAAGCCTTGCGTAAGGCCGCGCCCAAAGCGCGGTTCTATCAGGCGAGTTCCAGTGAGCAGTTCGGCAAGGTCGTGGAAACCCCGCAACGCGAAAGCACGCCGTTCTATCCGCGTTCGCCCTACGGCGTCGCCAAGGTGTACGGCCATTGGATTACCGTGAACTACCGCGAAAGCTTCGGGCTCTATGCGGCCAGCGGTATTCTGTTCAACCATGAGTCGCCGCGCCGCGGGCTGGAGTTTGTCACCCGCAAGATTTCGGACGCCGTGGCCCGCATCAAGCTCGGTCTCCAGCACGAATTGCGTCTCGGGAATCTCGATGCGCGCCGCGATTGGGGGTTTGCCGGCGACTACGTCGATGCCATGTGGCGCATGCTGCAGCAAGATGAGCCCGACGATTATGTCATTGGCACCGGTGAGACCTACTCCGTGCGCGAGTTTTGCGAACTGGCATTCGGTGCGGTCGGCCTCGACTACCGCAATCACGTCGTGCAGGACGAAAAGTTCTTCCGCCCGGCGGAGGTCGATCTGCTGGTCGCGGACCCATCCAAGGCGCGTGAGCAACTCGGGTGGACGCCCACGGTCAATTTCCGGCAGCTCGTGGAGATGATGGTGGAGGCGGATCTCGCCCGATATCGCACGGCGCGGTGA
- a CDS encoding Gfo/Idh/MocA family protein produces the protein MTGQHIPEGRPIRVALVGCGRISKNHFDAIARIPELQLVSVCDIVAERAEQAGSAAGVPWFTSYEKMLADVPSDAVVVATPSGLHPQHGITAAKAGRHVISEKPMAISLAAADALVQACDDHHVHLFVVKQNRLNPPIVLLKRAIDNGRFGRIYMANCTVRWTRPQEYYDQAPWRGTWEFDGGAFMNQASHYVDLVQWLVGPVESVMAKTATLARRIEAEDSGVAVLKFRSGAIGTIEVTMLTFPKNLEGSITILGEKGTVKIGGTAVNKVEHWQFADYDDDDKLVEQSNTNPPSVYGFGHEGYYRNVVAVLRGRATPDTDGRAGRKSLELILGIYESAKTGRDVPLPLRVNI, from the coding sequence GTGACAGGACAGCACATTCCGGAAGGGCGGCCCATTCGAGTGGCGCTGGTGGGCTGTGGCCGCATCAGCAAGAATCACTTTGATGCGATCGCGCGTATCCCCGAGCTGCAATTGGTCTCGGTGTGCGATATCGTGGCCGAGCGGGCGGAGCAGGCGGGCAGCGCGGCCGGTGTGCCATGGTTTACCAGCTACGAGAAGATGCTCGCCGATGTGCCGAGCGATGCGGTTGTGGTGGCCACGCCCAGTGGGCTGCATCCGCAGCATGGCATCACGGCGGCGAAGGCGGGACGTCATGTCATCAGCGAGAAGCCCATGGCCATTTCGCTGGCCGCCGCCGATGCGCTGGTGCAGGCGTGCGATGACCATCACGTGCATCTTTTCGTCGTCAAGCAGAACCGTCTCAATCCGCCCATCGTGCTGCTCAAGCGCGCGATTGATAACGGGCGGTTCGGGCGCATCTACATGGCCAACTGCACGGTGCGCTGGACGCGGCCGCAGGAGTATTACGATCAGGCGCCGTGGCGTGGCACCTGGGAGTTTGACGGGGGCGCGTTCATGAATCAGGCCTCCCATTACGTCGACCTCGTGCAGTGGCTCGTGGGCCCCGTGGAGAGCGTCATGGCCAAAACCGCAACGCTGGCCCGTCGCATTGAGGCCGAGGACTCCGGCGTGGCGGTACTCAAGTTCCGGTCGGGCGCCATCGGGACCATTGAAGTCACGATGCTCACCTTCCCCAAGAATCTTGAAGGCTCGATCACGATTCTTGGAGAGAAAGGCACCGTGAAGATCGGGGGCACGGCGGTCAACAAGGTGGAACACTGGCAGTTCGCCGACTACGACGACGATGACAAGTTGGTCGAACAGTCGAACACGAACCCGCCCAGTGTGTATGGATTCGGACACGAAGGCTACTATCGAAACGTGGTGGCGGTGCTGCGCGGTCGCGCCACGCCGGATACGGACGGTCGAGCCGGTCGCAAATCGCTCGAGCTCATTCTCGGCATCTACGAGTCAGCGAAGACAGGGCGCGATGTGCCCCTGCCGCTGCGCGTGAACATCTGA
- a CDS encoding GDP-mannose 4,6-dehydratase — protein MIPPDGRPLGRVLVTGAAGFVGQWLLPALTANASALFALATDPVTAAPIPGVPAVPQGVTWLLGDLRDETYVSRVVATARPDTVIHLAAISHLPTAAANPALAWDVNVTATARLLFELERHGGDPTVLIVGSAEQYGRDASHVMPLAEQAIQVPRTVYAATKAAQEVLALQAWRASGLRVIVARSFNHSGAGQPPRFLLPALVQRARALATAPAGTPMPVGNRSPVRDFLHVSDVVAGYISLCQRGMPGEAYNVASGTGWSVQQILEKVLARTGSRAVPTEDPTLVRPVDVPVLIGDPRKLQHATAWRAQRSLDDIIEDLIHAATF, from the coding sequence GTGATACCGCCAGACGGGCGCCCGCTGGGGCGCGTGCTCGTCACCGGTGCGGCTGGTTTTGTCGGTCAGTGGCTGCTGCCCGCCCTGACCGCCAACGCGTCCGCGCTGTTCGCCTTGGCCACCGATCCGGTGACGGCCGCCCCCATCCCTGGGGTGCCTGCCGTCCCACAGGGGGTGACCTGGCTGCTGGGGGATCTGCGTGACGAGACGTACGTGTCCCGAGTAGTGGCCACGGCACGTCCCGATACCGTCATTCATCTTGCCGCCATCTCCCACCTGCCGACGGCCGCTGCCAACCCGGCGCTCGCTTGGGACGTGAACGTGACTGCCACGGCGCGTCTCCTCTTCGAGCTGGAGCGCCACGGTGGTGATCCCACCGTGTTGATCGTGGGGAGCGCGGAGCAGTACGGGCGCGATGCCTCGCACGTCATGCCGTTGGCCGAACAGGCCATACAGGTCCCGCGAACCGTCTACGCCGCCACCAAGGCCGCGCAGGAGGTCCTCGCGCTGCAGGCGTGGCGTGCCTCAGGGCTGCGCGTGATTGTGGCGCGCAGCTTCAATCACAGCGGCGCAGGGCAGCCACCCCGCTTTCTCCTCCCTGCGCTGGTGCAGCGGGCGCGGGCATTGGCGACCGCCCCCGCCGGTACGCCCATGCCGGTGGGCAATCGTTCGCCCGTTCGCGATTTCCTGCATGTCAGTGACGTCGTGGCTGGGTATATTTCCCTCTGTCAGCGGGGTATGCCCGGCGAGGCGTACAACGTGGCCAGTGGCACCGGATGGTCGGTGCAGCAGATTCTCGAGAAGGTGCTGGCCCGCACAGGATCGCGCGCCGTGCCTACCGAGGATCCAACGCTGGTGCGACCAGTAGACGTCCCCGTCTTGATCGGGGATCCGCGAAAGCTGCAGCACGCCACCGCGTGGCGAGCGCAGCGATCACTCGACGACATCATCGAAGACCTTATCCATGCCGCGACGTTCTGA
- the rpmB gene encoding 50S ribosomal protein L28 codes for MAINRNRCYHCDKGVAFGNNVSHANNKTRRTWKPNLQVVRTLEAGKVIKVKVCTRCLAAGKVQRAPRGQVAVA; via the coding sequence ATGGCTATCAATCGCAATCGCTGCTATCACTGCGACAAGGGTGTTGCCTTCGGCAACAACGTCTCGCACGCGAACAACAAGACCCGTCGTACCTGGAAGCCCAACCTTCAGGTCGTCCGCACGCTCGAAGCGGGCAAGGTCATCAAGGTGAAGGTCTGCACGCGTTGCCTTGCCGCCGGCAAGGTGCAGCGTGCGCCGCGCGGCCAGGTCGCCGTCGCGTAA
- a CDS encoding DapH/DapD/GlmU-related protein has product MIAQAGEGHVGPGVTLGAGALVHESAYVDDGAVIGDGSRIWHFCHVNGGARIGARCSLGQNVVVMNGVTVGDNAKIQNNVSLYEGVELEDDVFCGPSMVFTNVYNPRSAVSRKNEYRRTLVKRGASIGANATIVCGSTVGRYAFIAAGAVVNRDVPDYALVAGVPAKRIGWMSEAGFRLEVVAPAADSTSSEQLRCTGSGALYERRGDVVTRVEENA; this is encoded by the coding sequence ATGATTGCCCAGGCGGGCGAAGGACACGTTGGGCCAGGGGTTACGCTTGGTGCGGGTGCCCTGGTCCACGAATCCGCGTACGTGGACGATGGAGCCGTCATTGGTGACGGCTCCCGGATCTGGCATTTCTGCCATGTGAACGGTGGGGCCCGCATTGGCGCACGCTGTTCTCTTGGCCAGAACGTGGTGGTCATGAATGGCGTGACCGTTGGCGACAATGCCAAGATCCAAAACAATGTGTCGTTGTACGAAGGGGTGGAGTTGGAAGACGATGTGTTCTGCGGCCCGTCCATGGTCTTTACCAACGTCTACAATCCACGCAGTGCGGTTTCCCGAAAGAACGAATACCGGCGTACGCTCGTGAAGCGCGGGGCCAGCATCGGCGCCAACGCCACCATCGTCTGCGGCAGCACGGTGGGGCGGTACGCGTTCATCGCCGCGGGGGCCGTCGTCAATCGTGATGTGCCCGATTACGCGCTGGTCGCAGGTGTCCCCGCGAAACGTATTGGCTGGATGTCTGAAGCCGGCTTTCGCCTCGAAGTGGTGGCGCCTGCTGCGGATTCCACTTCGTCTGAACAATTGCGCTGCACCGGGTCCGGCGCGCTCTATGAGCGCCGTGGCGACGTGGTGACGCGTGTCGAGGAGAACGCGTGA
- the carB gene encoding carbamoyl-phosphate synthase large subunit codes for MPRRSDLHRILVIGSGPIVIGQAAEFDYSGTQATKALREEGYEVILVNSNPATIMTDPEFADRTYVEPVTAEFVEKVIAKERPDAVLPTMGGQTALNVALALYDSGVLDKYGCQLIGANARAIRVAEDRKLFAEAMEKIGLKCPTGTTVTSIDEAMAAVEHTGFPAIIRPSFTLGGTGGGIAYNREEFDTMVRRGLDLSPVHSVLIERSLLGWKEFELEVMRDCADNVVIVCSIENLDPMGVHTGDSITVAPAMTLTDREYQVMRDAAVAIIREIGVDAGGCNVQFAVNPRDGELIVIEMNPRVSRSSALASKATGFPIARIGAKLAVGYTLDEVPNDITKTTPASFEPVLDYVIVKCPRFAFEKFVSSDPGLTTQMKSVGESMAIGRTFKEAFQKALRALETGRSGWTVGERLVDDRLTEGSKEELRGALRRPTPERIFQLKRAMLLGMSTAELYEISGVDPWFLAQMQELIDAESWYQAQPEVDAEAMRRMKRMGFSDRQLATLRGQTETEARTQRWALGVRPAYKMIDTCAGEFPSSTPYLYGNYDEESEAETAGKKKVVILGSGPNRIGQGVEFDYCCVRAVLALRAQGYETIMVNSNPETVSTDFDISDKLYFEPLTLEDVLEIVQRENPEGVIVQLGGQTPLKLTRPLEAAGVRILGTSPDAIDAAEDRRRFEVIARELGIEQPANGTATSVDEAVAIAKNIGFPVLVRPSYVLGGRAMEIVHDETSLRDYFERAARVSEDRPVLVDRFLEDAFEADVDALSDGTNVVIGAVMEHIESAGIHSGDSACILPPYLIPPAAVDQMKAHTVAFARKLGVVGLINVQYAYKDGTVYVIEVNPRASRTAPFVSKAIGVSLPSVAARLMLGETLAEIGFTEEIIPPYTSVKEAVFPFNKFREFDPVLSPEMRSTGEVMGIDEDFGMAFLKSQIAADNALPHDGAVFFTVNDGDKPTAAKLAARFHEFGFSVFATSGTAAFFREHGVPVTSVLKVHEGRPHGVDMILNGEIQLLVNTPLGKHAQVDDERLRQAAISNRVPYTTTLTAASAAVEAIAARRTREPGVRSLQEWHELLRISQAAKAAVVA; via the coding sequence ATGCCGCGACGTTCTGACCTGCACCGGATTCTCGTGATCGGCTCCGGGCCGATCGTGATCGGGCAGGCTGCCGAGTTTGATTATTCCGGGACGCAGGCCACCAAGGCCCTGCGCGAGGAAGGCTATGAAGTCATCCTGGTGAACTCCAATCCGGCGACCATCATGACCGATCCGGAGTTCGCCGATCGGACTTATGTGGAGCCGGTCACTGCGGAGTTCGTCGAAAAGGTGATCGCCAAGGAACGTCCTGACGCGGTCCTGCCGACCATGGGTGGGCAAACCGCGCTTAACGTGGCGCTCGCGCTCTACGACAGCGGTGTGCTCGACAAGTACGGCTGTCAGCTCATCGGCGCCAACGCTCGCGCCATCCGCGTGGCGGAAGATCGGAAGTTGTTTGCCGAGGCGATGGAGAAGATCGGCCTGAAGTGCCCCACGGGGACCACGGTCACGTCCATCGATGAAGCCATGGCCGCGGTGGAGCATACGGGCTTTCCCGCCATCATCCGCCCGTCCTTCACGCTCGGCGGCACCGGTGGCGGCATTGCGTATAATCGTGAGGAATTCGATACCATGGTGCGCCGTGGGCTCGATCTTTCTCCGGTGCACTCCGTGCTCATCGAACGGTCGCTGCTCGGTTGGAAGGAGTTCGAACTCGAGGTCATGCGCGATTGCGCGGACAACGTCGTGATCGTCTGCTCCATTGAGAATCTCGATCCGATGGGTGTCCACACGGGCGACTCCATCACGGTCGCGCCGGCCATGACGCTGACCGATCGCGAGTATCAGGTGATGCGCGATGCCGCGGTCGCAATCATTCGCGAGATCGGCGTGGACGCCGGCGGGTGCAACGTGCAGTTCGCCGTGAATCCGAGGGATGGCGAACTCATTGTCATCGAGATGAATCCGCGCGTCTCACGGTCGTCGGCCCTGGCCTCCAAGGCCACCGGCTTCCCCATCGCGCGTATCGGCGCCAAGCTGGCGGTTGGGTATACGCTCGACGAAGTCCCCAACGACATTACGAAGACCACACCGGCCAGCTTCGAACCGGTGCTCGACTACGTCATCGTGAAGTGCCCACGGTTTGCCTTCGAGAAGTTCGTCTCCAGCGATCCGGGGCTCACCACGCAGATGAAGTCTGTGGGCGAGTCCATGGCCATTGGACGCACGTTCAAAGAGGCGTTCCAGAAGGCTTTGCGTGCGCTCGAGACCGGGCGGAGTGGGTGGACGGTTGGCGAGCGTCTCGTTGATGACCGCCTTACGGAAGGCTCAAAGGAAGAACTGCGCGGAGCACTCCGGCGGCCAACCCCCGAGCGCATCTTCCAGCTCAAGCGCGCCATGCTGCTTGGCATGAGCACGGCCGAACTGTATGAAATTTCGGGCGTGGATCCGTGGTTCCTCGCGCAGATGCAGGAACTCATCGACGCCGAATCGTGGTATCAGGCGCAGCCGGAGGTCGATGCCGAGGCCATGCGCCGCATGAAGCGTATGGGCTTCTCCGACCGGCAACTCGCCACGCTACGTGGCCAGACCGAAACCGAAGCGCGAACGCAGCGGTGGGCCTTGGGCGTGCGCCCGGCGTACAAGATGATCGATACCTGCGCCGGCGAGTTCCCGTCGAGCACGCCGTATCTCTACGGCAACTACGATGAGGAAAGCGAAGCGGAGACCGCCGGCAAGAAGAAGGTGGTCATCCTCGGCTCCGGCCCCAATCGTATCGGACAAGGTGTCGAGTTCGACTACTGCTGTGTGCGCGCCGTCTTGGCGCTGCGCGCGCAGGGCTATGAGACCATCATGGTCAACTCGAACCCTGAAACCGTCTCCACCGATTTTGACATCTCCGACAAGTTGTACTTCGAGCCGCTCACGCTCGAAGACGTACTGGAGATTGTGCAGCGCGAGAATCCGGAGGGGGTCATCGTGCAGTTGGGCGGTCAGACGCCGCTCAAGCTTACGCGGCCACTGGAAGCGGCTGGTGTGCGCATCCTGGGGACGTCGCCAGATGCCATCGATGCGGCCGAGGATCGTCGCCGCTTTGAAGTCATCGCGCGTGAGTTGGGTATTGAACAGCCGGCGAACGGGACGGCGACCAGCGTCGATGAGGCCGTTGCCATCGCCAAGAACATCGGTTTCCCGGTACTGGTGCGCCCCTCGTACGTGTTGGGTGGTCGCGCCATGGAAATCGTGCATGATGAAACCTCGTTACGCGACTACTTCGAGCGTGCCGCACGCGTGTCGGAAGATCGACCCGTGCTCGTGGATCGATTCCTCGAAGACGCGTTCGAAGCCGACGTGGACGCCCTGTCTGACGGGACCAACGTCGTGATCGGTGCCGTCATGGAGCACATCGAAAGTGCCGGTATTCACTCCGGCGACTCGGCGTGCATTCTCCCGCCGTATCTCATCCCGCCCGCGGCTGTCGATCAGATGAAGGCGCATACGGTGGCCTTCGCCCGCAAGTTGGGCGTGGTGGGCCTGATCAATGTGCAGTACGCGTACAAGGACGGTACCGTCTACGTCATTGAGGTCAATCCGCGCGCCTCACGTACGGCACCGTTTGTATCCAAGGCCATCGGTGTTTCCTTGCCGTCCGTCGCGGCGCGGCTGATGCTGGGGGAGACCCTCGCGGAGATTGGATTTACGGAAGAGATCATTCCGCCATATACGAGTGTGAAGGAAGCCGTCTTCCCCTTCAACAAGTTCCGCGAGTTTGATCCGGTGCTCAGCCCCGAGATGCGGTCAACCGGTGAAGTCATGGGGATCGACGAGGACTTCGGGATGGCCTTTCTCAAGTCGCAGATCGCGGCGGACAATGCGCTGCCACACGATGGCGCGGTGTTCTTCACGGTCAACGATGGCGACAAGCCGACCGCGGCCAAATTGGCGGCCCGCTTCCATGAGTTCGGCTTCAGTGTGTTTGCCACCAGTGGCACTGCGGCCTTTTTCCGGGAGCACGGCGTGCCGGTCACGTCCGTCCTGAAGGTGCACGAGGGACGGCCGCACGGCGTGGACATGATTCTCAACGGCGAAATTCAGTTGCTCGTGAATACGCCATTGGGGAAGCACGCCCAGGTTGATGATGAACGGCTGCGTCAGGCGGCCATCTCCAATCGCGTGCCGTATACCACCACACTGACGGCGGCCAGTGCGGCCGTCGAGGCCATTGCGGCGCGCCGCACTCGGGAGCCCGGCGTTCGTTCGCTACAGGAGTGGCATGAACTTCTCCGGATTTCGCAGGCCGCCAAGGCGGCCGTGGTCGCGTGA